From Hypanus sabinus isolate sHypSab1 unplaced genomic scaffold, sHypSab1.hap1 scaffold_100, whole genome shotgun sequence, a single genomic window includes:
- the LOC132386089 gene encoding uncharacterized protein LOC132386089, translating into MSRKAAENESTLNPASIELAETLFPTLYHEGLEGGKTKSSKVKESKREEVDLPLARRKVLEARNKDEKQTELLKCLGLDMDDLSGLAELFEEVENSNGVPDDEMRAVLDEKGTLTLKESAELADEVVSTHGVEFIPEGNCPESSWEEQGNLEFGPGTHIESLEEANVSFLCVQDVDARGTEPSNGDQIKSEVFDSVEKECSSCGSDGLSSVNKGLTLIIVGSESSQVFVLEGVFQVNEEIKAGELNIIIEGKGKCVVPILNEENLKAVLITEAATKLQRQWLGTTKPVNQLQVELEGKGAPHAIVIPECGVKRQKLKCCLNKEFKLKTNSLKGPEEETSNLRKIKALGGNSEDGLSLEHIVDKITPMKGAGESLFHQGAQDHHEEINRRRGEG; encoded by the coding sequence atgtcgagaaaggcagctgagaacgagagcactTTAAATCCAGCCAGTATCGAGTTGGCCGAGACGTTATTCccaaccctgtaccacgagggtttagagggtggtaaaactaagagtagtaaagtgaaagagagtaagagagaggaggtagacctgcccttagcgaggagaaaagttctagaggcacgaaataaagatgagaaacagacagAGCTGTTAAAATGtctagggttggacatggatgatctgtctggtttggcagaactgtttgaagaagtggaAAATTCTAACGGTGTTCCGGatgatgaaatgagggcagtcctagatgaaaagggtacccttaccttgaaggagtctgctgagttggcagatgaggttgtttcaaccCATGGGGTTGAGTTTATTCCGGAAGGgaattgcccagagagtagctgggaggaacaggggaatttagaatttggaccgggtacgcatattgaaagcctggaagaggcaaatgtctcgtttctgtgtgtccaagatgtggatgcacgtggtactgaacctagtaatggagatcagataaagtctgaggtatttgattcagttgaaaaggaatgcagttcttgtgggtcagatgggctTAGTTCAGTGAATAAAGGGTTAACCTtgataatagtgggaagtgagagttcccaggtgtttgtgctcgaaggtgtgtttcAAGTTAATGAGGAGATCAAAGCTGGTGagttgaatattattattgaaggtaaAGGGAAATGTGTAGTTCCCATATTGAATGAAGAGAATTTAAAGGCTGTACTGATAACAGAAGCAGCAACcaagctacagagacaatggcttggtaccacaaagcctgtgaatcaattacaggttgagttggaaggtaaaggagccccacacgctattgttattccagagtgtggtgtgaaaaggcagaaattgaaatgttgtttgaacaaagagtttaaactgaaaactaatagcctgaagggtcctgaagaggaaactagcaacttgcgtaaaattaaggcattgggtggaaattcggaagatggtctaagtttggaacacattgttgataaaataactcctatgaaaggagcgggcgaaagcctatttcacCAGGGTGCCCAAGATCACCACGAGGAAATTAACCGGagaagaggcgagggttaa